A region of Haliotis asinina isolate JCU_RB_2024 chromosome 7, JCU_Hal_asi_v2, whole genome shotgun sequence DNA encodes the following proteins:
- the LOC137291314 gene encoding membrane progestin receptor gamma-like: MAGQSLLKRLPPTTTKQGIPKLFHEPHVETGFRHMHQPWTYYCLSFLQIHNECMNCWTHLLALIVTLVRVGAFWKEFDLISDQYMWPLSAGLITMVILYICSTCAHCFSNKSELIHYTCFMIDYAGIGLYGLGSVILHHSYCFHDSLLNSALDVYSVLVGVFLSILVCVCCSISKTRYSRPYPFARRIWQLSSVFAVYIWLIFPVWHRVMLYYMGEEPWDDGMGHHVQQMMWFFSGGFFFGSDIPQRLFPGKFDFFGHSHQIFHVCIMMTSYKQLDGVYEDILRLQLSGNLKKLPPPTFMSTFGAVLFVICANLISVCIFRKIADWKIKSDREMEKTVTNGNGKCL, from the coding sequence ATGGCTGGACAATCATTGCTGAAGAGGTTGCCTCCAACCACAACCAAACAAGGCATCCCGAAGCTGTTTCATGAGCCACATGTAGAGACCGGTTTCCGACACATGCATCAACCCTGGACCTACTACTGCCTCAGCTTCCTCCAGATCCACAACGAATGTATGAATTGTTGGACTCATCTTCTGGCCCTCATCGTAACATTGGTACGAGTTGGTGCCTTCTGGAAAGAGTTCGATCTCATCAGTGACCAGTACATGTGGCCGTTGTCTGCTGGTCTCATTACCATGGTGATATTGTACATCTGCAGCACATGTGCacattgtttttcaaacaaatcaGAACTTATCCATTATACGTGTTTCATGATCGACTATGCGGGTATTGGACTCTATGGCCTCGGGAGCGTTATCCTCCATCATTCGTATTGCTTTCATGACAGTCTCCTGAACAGTGCATTGGACGTGTACTCTGTTCTTGTCGGAGTCTTTTTGAGCattttggtttgtgtgtgttgttcaaTTTCTAAAACACGTTACTCCCGTCCATATCCTTTTGCACGTCGGATATGGCAGCTGAGTTCTGTTTTTGCGGTGTATATCTGGCTGATATTTCCGGTGTGGCATCGCGTCATGCTGTACTACATGGGTGAGGAACCATGGGACGATGGCATGGGACATCATGTTCAACAAATGATGTGGTTCTTCTCAGGGGGGTTCTTTTTCGGGTCAGATATACCACAGCGGTTGTTTCCGGGTAAATTTGATTTCTTTGGTCACAGCCATCAGATCTTCCATGTTTGCATAATGATGACATCTTACAAACAGCTCGATGGTGTCTATGAAGATATTTTACGACTTCAACTCTCAGGAAATTTGAAGAAATTGCCCCCACCAACGTTCATGAGTACCTTTGGAGCAGTTTTGTTTGTGATATGTGCAAATCTTATCAGTGTGTGCATCTTCAGGAAAATTGCTGATTGGAAAATTAAGAGTGATCGTGAAATGGAAAAGACTGTCAcaaatggaaatggaaaatgtttgtaa